DNA from Fusarium musae strain F31 chromosome 7, whole genome shotgun sequence:
AATTACTCATACCAACAACACTCCAGACCCTACGCATACGGGATTCAGTAAGAAGCACGTTTACTTCCAGACTGATCAGCTAGCGGCAAGAATCGgaagcttcttcaaggcaCCAGCAATCATCGACTTGACTTCCCTCAATGCCGCAGCTTTGCAGAACTTTGTGTTCCCAGGAGGAAAGGTCTTTACTTACAAGAATGTCAGAGCAGCGCCGAGTGGCGATCTCCTCTGCAGCCTGACATATGTGGACCCCGACGAAGCCATCACTTCCCCAGCGATGCTCAAGGTATGCCCAGAAGACTCACGATCCAAAGTAGTCTATGCTAATCCACTCTGTAGATCCCAGCGGCGAAAGCAGAGGATGATTCCCAGTCTGCTCCCGTCGCCGTACCCGCCCCAGTTCCGGCTACTCCAGCCTCCCTGACTTTTACAACGGAGATGATGCAGAATTACGTCCCCGGCGAGATTGTCAATCCTGCTGGCAAGTTTGAGGCCTTACAGACGCAAGATGGCCACTCAATTCTTTTCAGTCTAAGCTCTGCAAATGTGTTCCAGGCTATTGTTGAGCAGAGCGGAGCCAGCTCAACAGGATGGCGTATAGTAGACCTCTCATCCAGCACCCTCAGTTCCGCCTTTGCCAGCGATAAGAGTGCAGTTGTCAAAACATTCGACGCCAACCAAAGCGCTGTGGACGGTACTATTAGCCTGGCAATGGTTGTTACTTCTGGGGGTACAGATCACCTGCTCTTGTCTCTGTACAATCACAACTCAACAGCTGCATGGACTCCCGCACCAACTCTGTCCTGGAAAACGATTCCATTTGatgcttcatcaacatctagCACTGCGATAGGCATAGCAGGTGTCATGTTCGCCGAGTCAGATGCCACTCACAAGCAGCACATCATTGTTGACATCGACCGCTCAACCTCCGACAAAATCAAGCAGATCTCTCGATTCTACGTCAACCCACTAGCAACCGACAAACACTGGACTCCGCATGATGTCCCGGTAGACATCCAAGACGGTAAATACCAAAGCTGCGTTGGCAGGTTCCAGAATGAACTCGTTGACGGAGTCTTTACCTGCGGTGTATCTGGAACCTCGGGCCAACTTGTCTATGTCCCCATTAGCAACGCCTTTGGATCTGGCCCGCCTGCGTCTCGCACCCTCAGCCTACCCGGAAACGTCACTGCGTCGGCGATAGCAACGGCAAGGGCGTACAATAACTCGACAGACTTGTATGCCATTGGGGGCCAGACTCTGTTCTGGTTCCCTGCAAACAGTCAGGCAGGACAATTAATTGCTACGACAATCTTCAGCAACAGTATATTCCAGGGTACGACTGAGCTATCAGCCATGACACACGGCGGTGTTACGACTGTTTGGGGCAAGAATGGTAGTGATCAGATCTACTACAGCTCTTGTCCCAATACACAGCTTGGCACGGCGGCATCATGGAGCACACCTCTCCCGCTGATGAACGGCATAGAGAACATGTCGGCCTTTGTGAACCGCACGGGCTACAGCAACACCATCTTCGCTTCTGGAGGAACCTCACTTTGGCGATTGGTGCAGGCTACAGAGACAACTGCCAAGCTCTGGAGACAAGAGTCTCTTGTTATCGAGGCACCGCCAAAGACCAAGGCTATCGCATTTAACTCatacaccaccaccatccaaCTGGCAGACGACAAGAAGATGCCTGCAGGGaatgtctctgtctctgtcacAGCACCTTCTAGAACTCCAGTTTACATCAATGGCTTGTACTACGTCCTGAGTTCAACTACCATCACCGTCTCCTCGGACAAGACTGGTAGTTTGACGGTAGTTGAGAACACGCACAACACCCTAAACGGAACATCCATCACTGTTACCTGTGGCGGTCATCCAACAGTCATAGATCCATCACATAAGCATTTCCAAAAGATCACCTCGCTCAACACACCCACTGCCTTGGGAGCAGCCACAATCCCCAAGAATGTCGTCGCAGGAGGTACATCTGGGCCCTCAACTACAGCCCCTCTCATCGACCCATCCACTTCATCCAACGACACACAAAGTGCTGCAACTACCTTGGGCAATCTCAACACTGTCTACGGCGCCATCAAAAACCCAAATGCACCTCTGAAGGTTGCCCCCAAGCCAGTCCCTCCCAAGCCAATCCCAGAGCATCATCCCAGCTCAGGTCTTTTCGGGTCTATTTGCGACACCTTTGAAGATATTGGCCATGCGATCGAGGCTGACGTTGGCGATATTTTCCACGCCCTCAAATCAGTAGGGGAAGCTATCGTTCACATAGTCAAGGAGGCAGCAAGCGACGTGTGGCATTTCGTGACCACCATTGCAGGTAAGGTCTACCATGCAGTTCTTAGTACAGTTGATGCAGTCGTTGGTGCCGTCGAATGGGTTttcaacgccatcaagaCAGTGATTCAGGATGTGATCCGCTTCCTCGAGTTTCTCTTGGATTGGGAGGATATCAAGCGCACCAAAAACGTCATCTACAACATCGCCAAGCTGTTTATGCAGGGGCAGATCGACCTAATGGCATCCGCAAAGCCGTTCTTCAATGAGAGTTTGGATGCCGTCGTAACCATGATCAACAAATGGGCTGGTGATACAAGCTGGGCGGCCACAATTGGCCAGGCTACAACCCAGCCCTTGTCAGCAAACTGTCAGAATCCGTCAGCAGGTCACACATCTGGCTCACAAATGCTCTCTAACCACTACAAGAACAACGCTTGTTCCCTGACTCTCGTTGATACCGACACAGATGACAGTGCGGTAGAAGAGCTTGTCAATAACGTCTTGACTTGTCTGGAGAATGAAAACAAGACTGTAACGGCAGCATACAACGACCTGAAGACCCTTGCCCACAACGTCCATTCTCAACCTCTGCAAGAGTCTCTGAAACAACTCCTTGCAATTCTTGCCGATGTCTTGATCTCTACCCTTGGCAACGTTGGGGATGCTATTCTGGATCTTCTGACAAAGTTCGCCAGTTCCGCCATGCAGCTTCTTGACACAAAGTTCCATATCCCAATTGTTTCCGACATTCTCAGTGATCTGGGGATAAGCGCGCCTTCTTTACTTGACCTCTTCTGCTGGATTGTAGCCGTTGCCTATACCGTCATATATAAAATCGCCAACAACAGTGCCCCGTTTCCCGACAACGACGATGTAAATGCCCTCATCAACTCCGATACCTGGCATACACTCCAAACCGTTCTGGGTCAACCACCTCCTCAGGACGAGCTCTCCTATTATTCACGTGCTGCTTCATACATCTGGTTAGCGTTGAAAGAAATCAGCGAttcgacgaagaagagcatATACCGCTGCTTGCACACCATTGGGACCGACATTGATCTCTTGAATGTGTTCATCATCCCTCTTGAGGCCGATGGCTCCTCAGACAGCAAAGAGAACGCCTTTAGTGGGCCTATGTCAGTCCTAAAATATTTGCATATCGCTTGTCACGTTGTTGCTGGAATGGCTGTGTCCCAAGATCCTATATCAAACGACATTCTCAAGGGCTTCCATTACAGGAATATTGCTGTGAAGGTTGTGGCTGGTCCTGTTCTCAAGAAGACAATGAAAAACAGGACCAATAGAGGCTTTCCTACTCTTGATAAGCGCGGGATGGCGGCCTTGATTAGCATGGTTATTGGGAACTGGGGGCTGTTTGTCACGGCGGGCCATCTCTACGAGCTGAGTCACGATGCTGCTAGTTCTGACCGGACGGCAGCTATTCTCTTGGAGGTCGGTAATATACTGGGTGAAGCAAGCAATGTTGCATATTGCGAAGCTGTCAATAATCCCGATCGAACTACCAGAGAGGTTCCTCTCTTAGTTGTAGCTGGAGTGGGATTGATTCAGGCTGGGTTGGAGGTGTCGTTACTGGCAACTGTTGACTAATAATTTAGGGTTATCATATGTTCATGACATGCAAGCAATTGTTTAATGAACACCGATCCTCTAATGCTTCTCATCCCTGAGAATAGTCTCGTGACTGTCCTCTCTCGCAGCCTGAACCCAACCCCGCATAGTCATGTCCAAAAGTCCAACCGCTTCAATGATGATCTGTCGCTTAACTAGCTCCCATACTGCGGCAAGTTCTTATTACAGGAGTACCAAGCTTGCgatagtaaaagctaaagcaGCTGTATGAAAGCCGACTTGTGCACCCTTTACAGCACCATTTCGGATAAGGTCAGAGCCTTCAACGGCGTACTTGTCGCTCTCGAGTGCTGATAACCAACTCCCAGAATTGTTCATGAACCTCGCCTCAAAGGCATGCACCGCGTCTGGTGAGATTGAGGCGCCCGTCTTGTTGATGCTTTCGACGACCCCGTCAGGATTCCATTTATACGAGCCCGCCGGGAGCGAAAGATTCTTATCGAGTTCCCAGCCCAACCGGCCGCTACCGTCACTGGTCATGAAATAGAACCAGAGATCGAGTGCGCGAGCCTCTGGTTCGATGAATGATCCACTGTTTGCGTTCCATGTGATTGTTACTGGCTGAGTGAGATCAAGCTTCTCCGAAGAGTCAGGGCCAGTAAACTCGAATGCATAGCTGGCATGGAAGAAGGCGCAGCCAAGAGTGGCGAGTAGGGGGGCGTAGCGCATTGTGTATTGCGAGATGGGCACTGACGAGTACCTAGGTGTCGAGAAAGGGATAGGCCGTAAGTTAATTTGGCGCAGAGTTAGTCAAGCCGAGCTGTTTGTTAATGACACTTCAAGAAAAATACAGTAAAAGATTTGTTTTCTCAGAAAAAGAGATCAGAGGGTAATAAGCGATGGAGAATGCAAGTCTTGTGACCAAGCGTTCATTCCAAGAATAAAAAGGCACGAGGTATATCTACCCGCAAATGGCAGGTGACGAGCCTTTCTTGTTGGTTGACCCTTGACTGCTGAGAAAGAGTTCCGTTTTGAGCCTTGTCGCTTACTGTCTGATGCATAAGAGGCGCTTGGCATAGAGTCGAGACCGCGACAAATGCCACGTTAGTAGGGCGGTTGAAACCCGGGATGCAAATGGCTGGCATACAGTCGTCGAAATGAAGTTAGCAAGGAGGCAGCCCGAAGGATTGATATAGGCTAAACTTGGTTTGAGGGCAAGTGACGGTGAGAAAAAGAATACATGCTGTTGGTCGAGAGAAACTGGCTTGGCGTGAGGGGTATTGTGGATGGTCGCTGGGACAGGTTTTGCACGGCTTACGCCAAGATACAATCCGTACACAATATTGTGCATGCCCTAGGGAAATAGAATATGCAGGAATTGCTACACAGATTTTAAATAGAATAAACCAGACTGTATACTTTATCTCCAGATCGTAGTAGCATGCTTATTAACAAGCAATGCCCCCAGTTACCAGTCTGCGAAATAAACAAGATTGAGTTCAAGATCATCGCCTCAGACAGATATTCGTCGAAATCTAAATTACACTGCCTCCTCTTCGGCCTCGTGCGATAAGTGAAATAAGagttataaagtagtatatGCTAGTAAAGGCATCACAAAGGTTGGGGTAACCTTCCGACTGCTTCGcaagaaaaataaattagATAGATAGGATTTGTCTAAGATTAAGCTCTGAAATaaaggttattactatacAATATAAAGCCAAGCCATTGTGCCTTACTCAGTAATAGTTTCAGTAGTCGTAGGCTCCGGAATTGTAGTTGTGAACGCAGTAACGCCAAACTGAGAGCAAGCCTCGTAGTAGGCTGATGGGCTATCGCAGTATGTAGCGTAAGCTGGAACACTAGTCGGAAAGATAGTCGCTGCCGCCTCGCCCTCGGCACGACGCACAATCGGATTTGTAGGGATGATTATAACGTTGCCGCGCTTCTTCACTGTCATAGTCCTGGGAGATCGTCAGCTGGTTTTCTACTAATTGATATAGATGTTACCTACACTTGGTAGGAGCTGACTGTGACTATATTCAAGTCCTGGCAGTCCGCAATCCGATCTGTGAACTCAGGCTCGCCATTCATATCGTAGAGGCTTTCTGCACAGCTGTCATCTGGTggagctgttgttgttgactcGGAGCCCGAGGTCGTGGTGGCTTCGGCGGTAGTGGTCGCATCCGAGCTGGCGATGGAAGTGACTACGTCTGTGCTCTCAGTGACGGCTGTAGAGGATGTTGCTTCGTCGGTGACGGAGGTCTCAATATAGGATGACTCGGTCGACCCGATAGTGGTCGACACAAGCTCGGTGGAAGAGCTGGTGGGTTTACAAGGTCCGGCAAGGGCAGTGACCGCGAGTGCGGCAAGAACGAGAGTGTTGCGCATCATTTCGATTGTAATGACCGGTGTTGATACTCGAGATAAAAAAGAGTGTATATGCCCAAATTTCACAGCAAGAGAAAACAATACTAAAAGTCTAGAGTTTACAATCGAGGAAAACAAGGAGATAAATACATAAAAGCAGGCCGCACTACTCCGCGGCTTTATCACGCATATTGTAACcgagcttttcttttttagaTGCCCTCGGCTGCAATGGAAACCTCTAGTCAGGGGCAGCTGAAAGACTATTGAATTGCTAGACctgtcttggtgtttttgcTCAAACTAATTCGACACTATCGAGACGCTACAAGATTAGAGCCAACAAATAAGCCGACCCCTGTTATTTTCTCTGGTGCGGAAAGCTCGAGGTACCCGGCTGCTAACAGTATGGACCCAAAACATGGGCTTGTCAAGATAAGCGTTATGTAATTAGTAGATGCCCACATTTCCGTTCTGACAACGCGCTCAAGGACAGTACTTCATAACAACCAACACATTGAAAAAGTGGTACGATGTTGATTCGCAAAGTCACCGAGATAACCAACTAATCTGCGTATACCGGAGGATCTCCCCAAAGTCCTGCAAGACTAATGTAGCAAGGCTCCTCAGTGCCATTCTGGGTCACAACTAAGTCGTAATCGTTGTCTGGCTTCTTGGTACTGATGACGGGAGCTCCCGCTGCTAGCAGAATGCGCCAAAAGACGAGACATTATGATCCAGCCCCGCTCGACGCCTCTCAACGCCTCTTAGCAAGTCCTAGTAACCCAAAAACGTGAATATTGCGGGAATGGAGGAAAGCTTGCATTAGCTCTGAGCTAGACTTGATAAATTCTACGAGGTCTAATTACGAGTTTTGTAACGTGTATCGTAAGTCGTTTGTATCTGCCGAGTTGGGTgttctatttaattttatactGAAAATACTTTATTCTATATCTTATCCTATTTAACAATCGCCTCTAAACCAAACGGCGCAGGAACTTAATCCACTCGGATTAGTAAAGTCCTTCAATATTCAGGTCGAGGGCAACATACCTCCAAGCGGTTTAAACCAGATTCATTTTCGTTTTCATCACTATTGGATGGAGTAAGAAGGATTCGCGCTAGGTCTCGTTTGGAGGCTTGTGCCTCTATAATTCTCTGGTAACGCTCTTAGTTTAGCGTTGTATTGTCGGTGGTTTCTACAATCTCACCTCTTCGAACGAGTTCTGCACAAACATCCTCAATGTAGTCACTTCTTGGGTCTGTCCAATCCGGTGAATTCGTGCCGGCGCCTGGTCTTCCAGTGTCGGATTCCTATTCCGTAGTGAGTCATCAAATCAGCGCAAAAGGCTACTAACATACCAGCTTGGCTCCATCAAAtaagctcgagaagcttccGTCAATGTAAGTCTGTTGATAGGAACGTCAGTGTATCAACTTTAGAAGAGAGAAACATCAATGGCTAACCCAACTGCACCACACGTCAAGGTTAAAAGTAGAACCCTAATATGAGGGTCATTGCGGAACCTCTCGATAACGCTGTGCCTTTCCTTCTGCATAATAGTGCCGTCGAATCTCAGACATGGAATATGCTCATGATCAAGACTGGCCTGGATGACATTAAGCGTAGTCctccaagaagagaaaacgaCGCTGGAAAAAGATCAGTCATCCCCGGTTATTGTTGAATTCCAAATGACGTACCATTTAGTTTGTGGAGACTGCTTTTCAAGATCGCACAACAACATTGCCACCTTGGAGGGTATTTCGTGAGAATAGGTTGGTATGCCCACCGACAAATCTGAGAACGGGGTGTCTGTTGTGACCGTAGCGATGCAGCATAATGGCTTATGAGGGCAAAATTTCTCTCGATTAGTCTCGCTTTGAGAGCAGACTGGACATAGGAATGCAAGACAACGAGAGAACCAGGGCTTCCCTCCTTGCACTCCCTCGTCGACAAGACTTTCCATTTCGTCGAGGCGAAGACCGCATAATTGACACTGAATAACGCCTTCTTCGCGTCTCAGGTTGAACGCCCTTTGTGCTTCTGATTGCCAATCATTAGATGATTCGTGGAAGGATGGCTTCTCGTGTCGCAAATGATATTGAAGACCGAGGTTGCATATCATGCGCATGGCCTCAATCTTCTGTAGAATATTGATGAAGAAATTTGGCTGCAGGGACTTTAAAGATGCCGGGACTGAATCGTTGAGCTGGGAAAGTACTTGTAATCTGACATCTTCATACAGTTGTCGCTCGGCTGTTGTAAATTCCACTTGGAGCTGTAGATTATGAATAGGAGGTAATTGAATCACAGTTTTTGGACGTCGGAGTAAGAGACAACTGGTAATCCTTTTTAACCGCTGGACTGCTTTCTCATCGTTGCCTGACTTCCACAGACTTGAGATGTCAGCGTCAAAATGTCTCTTCTCCGAATATGGATGGACACGTAAGAATTTGAATAAAGCCGTGAGATCAGATAGCTTGTTTTGTATGGGTGTTCCTGTTACAGCCCACCTGGACACAGAATCAAGACTGCATATGGCGCGAGAGAGTTGCGAGTTGATGTTTCGAATGTAGTGAGCTGGTTCCGGGTCAGATATCTTCCTGCAAGATGGGTGTAAGAAAAGAATATACCTTCATCGAGGATGACCCTTTTCCATTTTGTTCTGAAAATGATGGATTGATCTGTCTCTTTGGCCTTCTTCCATTCTGTCATTACTGTGTGGTATGTTGTTAAGACGATTGCTATTTGATCTAGGTCTGAAGCCATTGGTTCAGCGACAATTCCTCCATAAAACTGAGGTGGTTGCTCAACTTGAACGGCGCCCGAAACTGTGTTGTAGAAACTTGAGGCGGTTGTTAATATGCTCATATAGGAGTGTAATGGCTTAACTTACTACGACTCATGGCCATTATCCTTTACTTCTCATATGTCGGTTCGACACCCATCCCATGCCCAGCCACACTCTCTTTGAAGTAGAAATGTCAAGGCTTGCTTTTGATGGCTATATAGTATGAGGTTAATGAGGTTATAGCGCTGTTATTTGGCCACTTACGGTTTCAATGGTGTTCTGATGGGTAGTAAATATACCGTCAACATCAATACAGAGATGAAATACTGGCTAGCTGAGACAACCGACCTCCCGGAGACCCTCAGACCACTTTGGGACCGCATGTATCGCAGCCGCGATAAAGGATCAGAAGTTGCTACTAAGATGTATGGCTGCCGGGGCTATGTATCGCATCATAATCTTGATCTCTAGGGTGATTCGGCTCCTCACGACAGTGGAACAGCTTATTCCATCTGGCCATCAAGTAACGTCTGGCTCTCTCAGCTTATGATGGAGCACTATCGATTTACTGGTGACAAAACGTTTTTGAGAAAAAAGGCTTGACCGCTATTCAAAGACATCGCAACATTCTTCGACTGCTATCTCTTTGAGTTTAATGGTACATGGACCTCTGGGCCTTCAACTTCACCCGGGAATGTTTTCATTATTCCTAAGGATGGGTCAAAGGCTGGCAGCAAAGAGTCTCTCGATGTTTCCGTCACCATGGGCAACTCTCTACTGCGCGAATTCTTCTCCAACGTCATCGAGGCTGCCGAAATCCTTGACATCGATATCAGCAAGGATAGGGTCCCTTCAAAGGCACAGACATACCGAAATGGTTTACGACCCACCGAAATCGGGGCTCGAGGTCAGATTCAAGAGTGGCGTAAGAACTACACGGAAGCTGAACCGGGACATCGCCATTACTCACACCTTATTGACCTCCTCCCCGCCAGAGCAATGtcccatcttctcaacaagacTCTTGCAAATGCAGCTCAGAAGAGTATCGAGCTTCGACTCGCTGCTGGCGGTGCATCCACTGGCTGGTCACGCATGTGGACAGCAGCGCTTTATGCTCGATTGCTCAATGGGGACAAGGCTTATGACAACATTCAGACTCTAATTGGTCGTCACCCCGCCACGAACTTGTTTCATAATATTGAACCTGGTCAGGCGTTCCAGATTGACAGCAACTTTGGTCTGGTTGCTGCTGTGGCGGAGACACTCCTCCAGAGCCAAGCTGGCATTGTGCACATCTTGCCTGCACTAGGCTCCCAGGTGAAGTCTGGCTCAGTTTCTGGACTTGTTGCTCGTGGGGGCTTCCAGGTATTCATCGTTTGGAAAGACGGGCTTCTCGTGGAAGCTAAAGTCAAATCCAGACTAGGAAATACTCTCAAAGTAAGAGTCGCGGGTGGTTCGAGCTTTGAGATCGATGGAAAGGGGGTAGACGAGGTTGAGACCACGTCAGGACAAACATATACTATCACACTGGCTTAATATTCATCAATACACAAGGTAGTTCTATCTAAGAGAGACTTCTTGCCACCTGAAGCCAGGCTTTTCCAGCATCTCCCCGTTCATAACCCCATACACATAGCCACCTCCAACCAGCTCATATGAATCATGATGGGTTACACTCTGCCGTAGTACAAGAGGTAGACCGCATCCCTTGATAATCCAAATAGAGTCCCCAGGACGGGTGAACTTTGGCAACAGAGCAAAGAGACCCTTCttggttttataaaagcccAATCCCCTTACCTTGTGTATTCGAAAGCATAGCTCCCATAAAGTGGATCTTTCATCTTGGAATCCAGAAATGATCCTCCCCATAATGGTCTCTTCCTCGGTGGCCTCTGTTTCCTCCGCATCTTCTCCCGTCGTTTTGTTCTCAGCATCTTTGGAGAAGGCGACGGAAGGCAAGGACAATCCCATACGCAACAAGGCCTTGAATTCTTCGTCATCAGGGCTCATGGTGTCTTGTTCGTTGTAATCCAGCATTACCTTCAGAGCCGCTTCGCAAACAGGATCAGAAGTTAGAGGATATAGTGGATCTGAGTCACCGACTGACGATTCAGGTCcggtgaagaagttgaacGCTTCTTGAATCCAGAGAGCCAGTGCAACCAAGTTGAAAGGATCAGAAGCCCCATTGGGCGACATGTCTGTAATATCGTCGATATAGTACCCTTGGACAAAACACTGATCATTATCATCCTTACTGAAGCATATAGACCACGTGTCTGCTGGCCCCCCTGCTGCATGCCCTGGAGTACATACCGGACGCCCCATCCAGACATGCTTCATCAGTTTTGGTGCAGAAAGATCTCGTATCCAAGAAGGGTATTCTTCGGCACGACCAGGTAGACCAGCACAAAGCAGG
Protein-coding regions in this window:
- a CDS encoding hypothetical protein (EggNog:ENOG41), with protein sequence MMRNTLVLAALAVTALAGPCKPTSSSTELVSTTIGSTESSYIETSVTDEATSSTAVTESTDVVTSIASSDATTTAEATTTSGSESTTTAPPDDSCAESLYDMNGEPEFTDRIADCQDLNIVTVSSYQVTMTVKKRGNVIIIPTNPIVRRAEGEAAATIFPTSVPAYATYCDSPSAYYEACSQFGVTAFTTTIPEPTTTETITE
- a CDS encoding hypothetical protein (EggNog:ENOG41) — translated: MAEKEVQVSLMGIIYSSAIKVLCHIGEETENSTIILDAMERYWKRNIRRGLVLGQGDSLMLSGESAAKLLDIPYPTDEEADAIEDVKGGEWPARYLEFISAPWFHRLWVVQEFVLGRHVLMIVGRRHIPWGRLWVGTLWFKGVKWPWDPVKFTNEDLVRLFTSYNSMCLVLSTRLIDLNTSHGRGFNNIAQVLLNGLEMNQTHAGGSLLLCAGLPGRAEEYPSWIRDLSAPKLMKHVWMGRPCFVQGYYIDDITDMSPNGASDPFNLVALALWIQEAFNFFTGPESSVGDSDPLYPLTSDPVCEAALKVMLDYNEQDTMSPDDEEFKALLRMGLSLPSVAFSKDAENKTTGEDAEETEATEEETIMGRIISGFQDERSTLWELCFRIHKVRGLGFYKTKKGLFALLPKFTRPGDSIWIIKGCGLPLVLRQSVTHHDSYELVGGGYVYGVMNGEMLEKPGFRWQEVSLR